From one Peredibacter starrii genomic stretch:
- the recA gene encoding recombinase RecA, giving the protein MSLNHANTADAANKKKALDLALSTIEKQFGKGAIMRLDSAEAAEKVPAISTGSLGIDLALGVGGIPQGRIIEIYGPESSGKTTMTLHIAAECQKAGGTVAFIDAEHALDTVYAAKLGVDIPNTLISQPDSGEQALEITDMLVRSGAVNLLIVDSVAALTPKAELEGDMGDSHMGLQARLMSQALRKLTGSIARSNCTVIFINQLRMKIGVMFGNPETTTGGNALKFYASVRMDIRRTGALKDGEEVIGNRTKVKIVKNKVAPPFREVEFDIMYGQGISKEGDLLDVAANEGIVEKAGAWYSYNNSKLGQGREASKEFLKNNVELMNEIRQKVLAKHGIIKSAEMANVDMSTGEIKEEKAAPAKKTVKQ; this is encoded by the coding sequence ATGTCATTGAATCACGCGAACACTGCAGACGCTGCGAACAAAAAGAAAGCGCTAGACCTGGCCCTTTCAACAATTGAAAAGCAATTCGGTAAAGGTGCAATCATGCGCCTAGATTCAGCTGAAGCAGCTGAAAAAGTTCCTGCGATCTCTACTGGATCTCTTGGAATTGACCTTGCCCTAGGTGTGGGTGGTATTCCTCAAGGCCGTATCATTGAAATCTACGGACCTGAATCTTCTGGTAAAACAACAATGACTCTTCACATTGCAGCTGAATGCCAAAAAGCTGGTGGAACAGTTGCTTTCATCGATGCTGAGCACGCGCTTGATACTGTATACGCTGCTAAGCTTGGTGTTGATATTCCTAACACTCTTATCTCTCAACCAGATTCTGGTGAGCAGGCCCTAGAAATCACAGATATGCTTGTTCGTTCGGGCGCAGTTAATCTACTTATCGTAGACTCAGTTGCTGCTCTTACGCCGAAAGCTGAACTTGAAGGCGACATGGGTGACTCTCACATGGGTCTACAAGCTCGTCTTATGTCTCAAGCTCTTCGTAAGCTAACTGGTTCAATCGCTCGTTCGAACTGTACAGTTATCTTCATTAACCAACTTCGTATGAAAATCGGTGTTATGTTCGGTAACCCTGAAACAACGACTGGTGGTAATGCTCTTAAATTCTACGCTTCAGTTCGTATGGATATCCGTCGTACTGGTGCTCTTAAAGACGGTGAAGAAGTTATCGGTAACCGTACTAAAGTTAAAATCGTTAAGAACAAAGTTGCTCCTCCTTTCCGTGAAGTTGAATTCGATATCATGTACGGTCAGGGTATTTCGAAAGAAGGCGATCTTCTTGATGTTGCCGCTAACGAAGGCATCGTAGAGAAAGCTGGTGCTTGGTACTCTTACAATAATTCGAAACTTGGCCAAGGCCGTGAAGCTTCAAAAGAGTTCTTAAAGAACAACGTTGAGCTAATGAACGAAATCCGTCAGAAGGTTCTTGCTAAGCACGGAATCATTAAATCTGCTGAGATGGCGAACGTAGATATGTCTACGGGCGAGATCAAAGAAGAGAAAGCAGCTCCGGCCAAAAAGACTGTTAAACAGTAA
- a CDS encoding phosphatidylglycerophosphatase A family protein, producing the protein MKEQKIQGPSIPAVLFLSWFYTGKSPKAPGTIGSLATIPLIYLLHYLQINIYSLIALIATLFVAAVVVTEKVQQKYHLHDPQWIVIDEVIGMLITWAFAMTVDFPTLFLVFGSFRFFDIVKFWPASYFDRMEHGFGTIMDDAVSGIYAGIFTFILQRFI; encoded by the coding sequence ATGAAAGAGCAAAAAATTCAGGGCCCTTCTATTCCCGCAGTCCTCTTCTTATCTTGGTTTTACACCGGAAAATCTCCGAAGGCCCCAGGGACTATTGGAAGCTTAGCAACGATTCCCCTGATTTATCTTCTGCATTACCTTCAAATAAACATTTATAGTTTGATTGCACTTATTGCTACACTTTTTGTTGCGGCCGTCGTGGTTACAGAGAAGGTGCAGCAGAAGTATCACCTCCATGATCCACAGTGGATTGTGATTGATGAAGTGATTGGCATGCTTATCACTTGGGCATTCGCTATGACGGTGGACTTTCCTACTCTCTTTCTCGTCTTCGGAAGTTTTCGCTTCTTCGACATTGTAAAATTCTGGCCCGCCTCTTACTTCGATCGCATGGAACATGGTTTTGGAACCATCATGGACGATGCTGTAAGTGGAATTTATGCGGGAATTTTTACGTTTATTCTCCAGAGATTTATTTAA
- a CDS encoding regulatory protein RecX, with protein sequence MNEELEKLREKVKQAKGTSVLAEEAGDARRIYNYCIHLLARQDYSEYKLRQKLRSKPQNLPHMIDEVIPKLKERGLLREESYRRLFIRKWMMKGESEDKIRRRGSQEKLTFEAEEFRMVEQELGITDEDSIEKLVAKKLRSKEIPKNPLEKQKLRDKVLRFLISKGHDFSDAKKAINQFFGNQSTADFE encoded by the coding sequence ATGAATGAAGAACTAGAAAAACTCAGAGAAAAAGTAAAGCAAGCTAAGGGCACTTCGGTACTTGCTGAAGAGGCCGGCGACGCTCGCAGAATTTATAATTACTGCATACATCTTCTCGCGCGCCAGGATTACTCTGAGTACAAGCTTCGTCAAAAACTTCGCTCTAAGCCTCAAAATCTCCCTCATATGATTGATGAAGTTATTCCGAAGCTAAAAGAGCGCGGATTACTTCGGGAAGAAAGCTACCGCCGTTTATTTATTCGTAAATGGATGATGAAGGGTGAGTCTGAGGACAAAATCCGTCGTAGAGGTTCTCAGGAAAAACTCACTTTCGAGGCCGAAGAGTTTCGTATGGTGGAACAAGAATTGGGCATCACGGATGAAGATTCGATTGAAAAGCTCGTGGCGAAGAAACTTCGCTCGAAAGAAATTCCTAAAAACCCACTCGAGAAACAAAAACTTCGAGACAAGGTTTTAAGGTTCCTCATCTCGAAGGGTCATGATTTTAGTGATGCAAAGAAGGCGATCAATCAATTCTTTGGTAATCAATCTACCGCTGACTTTGAATAA
- a CDS encoding alpha/beta fold hydrolase, which yields MFKNSDANFFRTSDHEQIFFVKNFTKIDPAKPVLVFNYGLVCSNHHWKFQTEYFDNLGYQILIHDYRGHFQSTGAADVKKITFQQMAKDVHDLCEFLGIHKAVMLGHSMGVNVCLQLAKDYPSLVSGMVLISGTFINVKDVMFDSNLMEFITPFLNLGMEKYPGVFNKIWSSGGMNPIVREIIHTTGFNKGKVSKEFIEIYLNRVGQLGAEVFFQLFNEMTRQNITGSLEQMSMPALVMGGHKDNVIPNHVQRTLATLLPNAETYFMKDGSHVPQADYPAMVNERIDLFIKQNLNRL from the coding sequence ATGTTTAAAAACAGTGACGCCAACTTTTTTCGCACATCTGACCATGAACAGATCTTCTTCGTGAAAAACTTCACCAAAATTGATCCAGCTAAACCGGTGTTGGTTTTCAACTATGGTCTCGTGTGCAGTAATCATCACTGGAAATTTCAGACTGAATATTTTGATAACTTAGGTTATCAAATTCTTATTCACGATTACCGCGGTCACTTCCAGTCCACTGGTGCGGCCGATGTAAAAAAGATCACTTTTCAACAAATGGCGAAGGATGTTCATGACCTTTGTGAATTTTTAGGAATCCACAAAGCAGTGATGCTTGGTCACAGTATGGGTGTGAACGTTTGTCTTCAACTTGCGAAAGACTATCCGTCTTTAGTGAGCGGCATGGTTCTTATTTCGGGAACATTTATTAACGTCAAAGACGTGATGTTTGATTCAAACCTTATGGAATTCATCACTCCGTTCTTAAATTTAGGAATGGAAAAGTACCCAGGCGTCTTTAATAAGATCTGGAGCTCAGGTGGGATGAATCCAATCGTGCGTGAAATTATTCACACCACAGGATTTAATAAGGGCAAAGTTTCAAAAGAGTTCATCGAGATTTACCTCAATCGAGTTGGCCAACTAGGGGCCGAAGTCTTCTTCCAACTCTTCAATGAGATGACTCGTCAGAACATCACAGGTAGCTTAGAACAAATGTCGATGCCGGCCCTGGTAATGGGTGGACATAAAGATAATGTGATTCCAAATCACGTTCAGAGAACTCTCGCGACTCTCCTGCCAAATGCTGAGACTTATTTCATGAAGGATGGCTCACACGTTCCCCAGGCGGATTATCCGGCGATGGTAAACGAGCGCATTGATCTCTTCATCAAGCAGAATCTTAATCGACTTTAA
- a CDS encoding ATP-dependent DNA helicase RecG: MRSKTLSTANLSWLSPVSDLAKGKKPSPTIEKLEEVGLSTLHDLLWILPLRIHKMPAVQPFREAVMNQFFKGSGKVIHVEVKPAFGRRGRGNILLYNGYVVLKDHHSSETLGLRWFNLYPNQKKQIEGLESITFLGQMQEYKAQKQIINPQIIVNDEGNSDYILEYPTVNKIAGNHLKKVFDLVPPTLWQNIPQTLPELGYDSKMSLGDAFKVIHGRIPAASFDLKKKDAAEERLIYEEFLIDQLKIQTRRKYIKRKDAPVISLEPSKVNDLVKHLPFELTTDQLKVFEEIVKDFKSGHPMMRMVQGDVGCGKTIVAWLAARVANKSGFQVGMMCPTEALATQHYNSFKELNPALNIELLLGSTKAKEKKAILAKLASGETEIVVGTHALFQDSVVFKKLGLAIIDEQHKFGVEQRLRLVAKGEGTHSLIMTATPIPRTLSLAQYGDLDISSIKMMPAGRKGIKTRITEKVNYGKYVEFVKSRLMLGEQAYFVFPAIDESETLDLQNVKESLKRYQETFKGFKVEMLHGQMKPEEKDQVVQAFREKKVNILVSTSVIEVGINVPNATIMSIYNPERFGLSSLHQLRGRVGRGDKPGFCFLVLDKEVSPEAHQRLEVIEKNLDGFVIAEEDLKFRGEGDLFGVDQSGTTTSKKLANFLTHTAILEKVVADVERLQQTHPELLAPHFERLAKDQKILDTI; this comes from the coding sequence ATGAGGTCCAAGACGTTAAGTACAGCTAATCTAAGCTGGCTTTCACCTGTAAGCGATCTCGCCAAAGGCAAAAAGCCCTCTCCTACAATTGAAAAATTGGAAGAAGTAGGGCTTTCGACTCTTCATGATCTGTTATGGATCCTTCCTCTAAGAATTCACAAAATGCCAGCTGTTCAACCGTTTCGAGAAGCGGTGATGAATCAGTTTTTTAAAGGCTCAGGAAAAGTCATTCATGTTGAAGTGAAGCCCGCATTCGGTCGTCGCGGTCGGGGGAACATTCTTTTGTATAACGGTTATGTTGTCCTAAAAGATCATCACTCATCAGAAACCTTGGGTCTTCGTTGGTTTAATCTTTATCCTAATCAGAAAAAACAGATTGAAGGCCTTGAGAGCATCACGTTCCTGGGACAAATGCAGGAATATAAGGCCCAGAAACAAATCATCAATCCACAAATCATTGTGAACGATGAAGGTAACTCAGATTACATTCTGGAATACCCGACCGTAAATAAGATCGCCGGCAATCATTTAAAGAAAGTCTTCGATCTTGTTCCCCCTACTCTCTGGCAGAACATTCCGCAGACTCTTCCGGAACTGGGTTATGACTCAAAAATGAGTCTGGGTGACGCTTTCAAGGTCATCCATGGAAGAATTCCTGCTGCGAGTTTTGATCTGAAAAAGAAAGATGCAGCCGAAGAACGTCTTATTTACGAAGAGTTTTTAATCGATCAATTAAAGATTCAGACTCGTCGTAAGTACATTAAACGCAAAGACGCTCCGGTGATCAGTCTTGAACCAAGCAAGGTCAATGATCTCGTAAAGCATCTGCCATTTGAACTCACCACTGATCAACTTAAAGTGTTCGAAGAAATCGTGAAGGACTTTAAGTCTGGTCACCCGATGATGAGAATGGTTCAAGGTGACGTGGGTTGTGGGAAAACCATTGTGGCGTGGCTTGCGGCGAGAGTAGCCAACAAGAGTGGATTTCAAGTCGGGATGATGTGTCCAACCGAAGCATTGGCAACTCAGCACTACAATTCTTTTAAAGAACTAAACCCTGCTCTTAATATTGAGCTTCTGCTTGGATCAACTAAGGCCAAAGAAAAGAAAGCAATTTTAGCGAAACTTGCCAGCGGCGAGACGGAAATTGTCGTTGGTACTCACGCTCTCTTTCAAGACTCTGTGGTTTTTAAAAAACTGGGTCTTGCGATCATTGATGAACAACATAAATTCGGCGTGGAACAGCGTCTGAGATTAGTTGCCAAGGGTGAAGGCACTCATAGTTTAATTATGACTGCCACTCCGATTCCAAGAACACTTTCACTCGCTCAATATGGCGATCTTGATATTTCTTCTATCAAGATGATGCCAGCGGGCCGTAAAGGTATTAAGACTCGTATCACTGAAAAAGTGAATTACGGGAAGTACGTGGAATTTGTAAAGAGTCGCCTGATGCTTGGTGAGCAGGCCTACTTTGTTTTCCCCGCCATCGATGAATCAGAAACTTTAGATCTGCAAAACGTAAAAGAAAGTCTTAAGCGCTATCAGGAAACCTTCAAAGGCTTCAAGGTAGAGATGCTTCATGGCCAGATGAAGCCAGAAGAAAAAGACCAAGTGGTGCAGGCCTTCCGTGAGAAGAAGGTGAATATCCTGGTTTCTACCAGCGTCATTGAAGTCGGTATCAACGTTCCGAATGCTACGATCATGAGTATTTATAATCCTGAGCGCTTCGGCCTCTCTTCACTTCATCAATTAAGAGGTCGTGTGGGTCGTGGTGATAAACCAGGATTCTGCTTTTTAGTTTTAGATAAAGAGGTCTCACCTGAGGCCCATCAACGCCTTGAAGTCATCGAGAAAAATCTGGATGGGTTCGTCATTGCAGAGGAAGACTTGAAATTCCGCGGTGAAGGTGACCTTTTTGGAGTAGATCAATCAGGAACAACAACCAGCAAAAAACTCGCGAATTTCCTTACTCATACCGCTATTTTAGAGAAGGTGGTGGCCGATGTTGAGCGTCTGCAACAGACCCATCCGGAACTCCTTGCTCCTCATTTTGAAAGACTCGCAAAAGATCAGAAAATCCTCGATACTATCTAG
- a CDS encoding FHA domain-containing protein, whose amino-acid sequence MIQIEITQSPDLNVVSTFKYYQNQIYLGASTGDLWIKDNELSASHVMLEVIGNELLIHPQRGVEFYLINGKRASVIRKLKPNDQVLIGKTTFKVLGFEDTVRDSKKNILDKKLSQLVDTNSPRLPVIEGLTRKMK is encoded by the coding sequence ATGATTCAGATTGAAATCACCCAAAGCCCGGACTTAAATGTCGTTTCGACTTTTAAGTATTATCAGAACCAGATTTATCTGGGAGCAAGTACTGGCGACCTTTGGATTAAGGACAATGAACTTTCAGCGTCTCATGTGATGCTGGAAGTGATTGGGAATGAACTTCTGATTCATCCTCAGCGCGGAGTTGAGTTTTATCTCATCAATGGAAAGCGCGCATCGGTCATTCGAAAATTAAAACCTAATGATCAGGTGTTGATTGGTAAAACCACTTTCAAAGTCCTGGGCTTTGAAGACACCGTTCGTGATAGCAAAAAAAATATCCTGGATAAAAAGCTTTCTCAGCTCGTAGATACTAACTCTCCTCGCCTTCCAGTGATTGAGGGCCTAACGAGAAAGATGAAATAG
- the alaS gene encoding alanine--tRNA ligase yields MRAQEIRNAFSNYFIRNGHEKHKSSSLAPHNDPTILFANAGMNQFKDFFTGKAVPSHRRAVTIQKCVRAGGKHNDLENVGFTARHHTFFEMLGNFSFGDYFKKDAIRFAWELLTVDLKIPKDKLLVTVHDSDDEALEIWHKDMGVPRERIFKLGDKSNFWEMGDVGPCGPCTEIFYDHGPGRSTGVPAGHQEIDDEGRYVEIWNLVFMQFEKYKDGNEIKRKPLPKPSVDTGAGLERVAAVLQGKYFNYDTDIFEPIMKAIGKLTGQDYYTTTSEDVKSSFRVVADHIRSCTMLITDGVIPSNDGRGYVLRRIIRRAVRHLSLLGLKDISFYKLVPAVVESLGEEYPDNAHNAALAEKLLKLEEEKFRKTLDTGLALINEELGKLKAGQKLPGDVAFKLYDTFGFPLDLTEVILREKNLELDSKGFEEAMAKQKELSKKNSKFKVQEDNVKVFYGIKEKFGATKFTGYEEVTGNAKLLAKEEVDGQFYLVFDKTPFYGEGGGQVGDKGEIDSKEGKLATITDTQKPVDGLHVHISSDADALVVGESYTLKVNHEERELTKRNHSATHLLQSALIKVLGNHVKQAGSSVGPDRLRFDFTHNEAVKPEELLQVEELVNSAVASSLKVTASNMSKDEATKKGAMALFGEKYGDEVRVLEMGDFSVELCGGTHVSNTGEIGLFKIIVETSLASGVRRIEAITSTTAINYLLNRSKILAEVEKNFAVKEERVLEKLTALFADVKDKSKQIETLNDKVQSFESQNLFKDKQDIKGGLTLTIAKAASADQGNMRKLGDIFVEKFPQGVLFLYAIEGDKVSFIMKTNRANSSVNCSDILKGVMPIVNGRGGGKPDNAQGSGDAAKTQELIKAVEGALK; encoded by the coding sequence ATGCGCGCCCAAGAAATCCGTAATGCTTTTTCAAATTATTTCATCCGGAATGGCCACGAGAAACACAAGTCATCGAGCCTTGCTCCCCATAATGACCCAACTATTCTTTTCGCCAACGCGGGAATGAACCAGTTCAAGGATTTCTTCACCGGCAAAGCTGTTCCTTCACATCGCCGTGCTGTGACCATTCAAAAATGTGTTCGCGCCGGTGGTAAACATAACGATCTAGAAAACGTGGGCTTCACTGCCCGTCACCATACATTCTTTGAAATGCTTGGGAACTTCTCTTTCGGTGATTACTTCAAGAAAGACGCCATTCGTTTTGCTTGGGAACTTCTCACAGTTGATCTGAAAATTCCTAAAGACAAACTTCTTGTAACAGTTCACGACTCCGACGATGAAGCGCTTGAGATCTGGCACAAAGATATGGGTGTGCCTCGTGAGCGCATTTTTAAACTTGGTGATAAATCAAACTTCTGGGAAATGGGTGACGTTGGCCCATGCGGTCCTTGTACGGAAATTTTCTATGATCATGGTCCTGGTCGTTCAACAGGTGTTCCGGCCGGTCATCAGGAAATTGATGATGAAGGTCGCTACGTAGAAATCTGGAACCTGGTATTCATGCAATTTGAAAAATACAAAGATGGTAATGAGATTAAGCGCAAGCCTCTTCCGAAACCATCAGTTGATACAGGTGCGGGTCTAGAGCGCGTGGCCGCTGTTCTTCAAGGTAAATACTTTAACTACGATACAGACATTTTTGAACCAATCATGAAAGCGATTGGAAAACTCACAGGCCAGGATTACTACACAACAACATCTGAAGACGTAAAATCTTCTTTCCGCGTTGTGGCCGATCACATCCGTTCATGTACGATGCTCATCACTGATGGTGTGATTCCATCTAACGACGGCCGTGGTTATGTTCTACGTCGTATTATTCGCCGAGCTGTTCGTCACCTTTCACTTCTTGGATTGAAAGACATTTCTTTCTACAAACTAGTGCCTGCAGTGGTTGAATCTCTGGGCGAAGAATATCCAGACAACGCTCACAACGCCGCTCTTGCTGAAAAACTTCTAAAACTTGAAGAAGAAAAATTCCGTAAGACCCTTGATACTGGTCTTGCTCTTATCAATGAAGAGCTGGGCAAACTTAAGGCCGGTCAAAAGCTTCCGGGTGATGTTGCTTTCAAGCTTTATGACACTTTCGGTTTCCCACTGGATCTGACTGAAGTGATCCTTCGTGAGAAGAACCTTGAGCTAGACAGCAAAGGTTTTGAAGAAGCGATGGCAAAACAAAAAGAACTTTCTAAAAAGAACTCGAAGTTCAAAGTTCAGGAAGATAACGTAAAAGTTTTCTACGGCATCAAAGAGAAGTTTGGTGCAACTAAGTTCACTGGCTACGAAGAAGTTACTGGTAACGCTAAACTTCTAGCGAAAGAAGAAGTTGATGGTCAGTTCTACCTTGTGTTCGACAAAACTCCTTTCTACGGCGAAGGCGGTGGTCAGGTTGGTGATAAAGGTGAGATCGATTCGAAAGAAGGAAAACTTGCTACCATCACTGATACTCAGAAGCCGGTTGATGGTCTACACGTCCACATCTCATCAGACGCTGATGCGCTAGTAGTTGGTGAAAGCTATACCTTAAAGGTGAATCACGAGGAGCGCGAGCTTACGAAACGTAACCACTCTGCGACTCACTTACTTCAATCAGCTCTGATTAAAGTTCTTGGTAACCACGTGAAACAAGCGGGTTCTTCAGTTGGTCCGGATCGTCTACGTTTTGACTTCACTCATAACGAAGCGGTGAAACCAGAAGAACTTCTACAAGTTGAAGAACTTGTAAACTCAGCGGTTGCTTCTTCACTCAAAGTTACTGCCAGCAATATGTCGAAAGACGAAGCGACGAAGAAAGGTGCGATGGCACTTTTCGGTGAAAAATACGGCGATGAAGTTCGCGTACTAGAAATGGGTGATTTCTCAGTTGAGCTTTGTGGAGGTACTCACGTTTCTAACACTGGTGAGATTGGACTATTTAAAATCATCGTTGAAACATCTCTTGCTTCAGGTGTTCGTCGTATTGAGGCGATCACTTCAACCACGGCGATTAACTACCTTCTTAACCGTTCTAAGATTCTTGCCGAAGTTGAGAAGAACTTCGCAGTGAAAGAAGAAAGAGTTTTGGAGAAACTAACTGCTCTATTCGCGGACGTTAAAGATAAATCAAAACAAATTGAAACATTGAACGATAAAGTTCAAAGCTTTGAGTCTCAGAACCTCTTTAAAGACAAACAAGATATTAAAGGTGGACTGACTCTTACTATTGCCAAGGCCGCATCAGCTGATCAGGGTAACATGAGAAAGCTGGGTGATATCTTTGTTGAAAAGTTCCCACAAGGCGTGTTGTTCCTTTACGCAATTGAAGGCGACAAGGTTTCATTCATCATGAAAACTAACCGTGCAAACTCTTCG
- a CDS encoding TIGR04552 family protein, which yields MTQRPSYLSEYGFNWETFDVVCSGKSSLDATNYFTELGDKSQVANFLNGYGFDISDPVESAELFGIFQEAVQFIKRYFLIEGNPEGLDLRVPHYLFTITNISELFLAATGHSSVKLKKEEELWAGVVLKVMHTLLHTDKDLRYRYFSTIQQQIFDRFYKFTHRDEQNRLFLKNDAGTSIPLYDFQTKAKKTRDSIVIKLLHKQENVAEELFDRIGVRIITYNKLDALRVIKFLHRNHVIMINNIKPSRSQNTLVDLPRLRTRMFSLYKEAIRNNMPEDVFYQRLNALIDDCPTGKSHHDNRHTSDEYRAIHFTGRQLIKYRNPFMSSFNEVRKLALKDRENPVSQALLHLDTSAISRDVRFFYPFEVQVTDYESHLKNTQGEASHNEYKKSQLRSAMKRIFRPIIELNNLKVD from the coding sequence ATGACCCAACGTCCAAGCTACCTTTCTGAATATGGATTTAACTGGGAAACATTTGATGTCGTTTGTAGTGGTAAATCATCACTAGATGCCACCAACTACTTCACTGAACTTGGAGACAAAAGCCAAGTTGCTAATTTTTTAAACGGTTATGGATTTGATATTTCAGATCCAGTTGAAAGTGCCGAGCTTTTCGGGATTTTCCAGGAAGCAGTTCAATTCATTAAGCGCTACTTCTTGATTGAAGGAAACCCTGAGGGTTTAGATCTTCGCGTACCGCACTATCTTTTTACCATCACCAATATTTCTGAACTTTTCCTCGCGGCCACTGGTCACTCATCAGTGAAGCTGAAAAAAGAAGAAGAACTTTGGGCCGGTGTGGTTTTGAAGGTCATGCATACTCTTCTTCACACTGATAAAGATCTCCGTTATCGATATTTCTCAACTATTCAGCAGCAGATTTTCGATCGTTTTTATAAGTTCACTCATCGTGATGAGCAGAACCGTTTGTTTTTGAAAAACGACGCTGGAACTTCGATTCCTCTGTACGATTTTCAGACGAAAGCGAAAAAGACCCGTGACTCAATTGTGATTAAACTTCTTCATAAGCAAGAGAACGTTGCCGAAGAGCTGTTTGACAGAATTGGGGTGAGAATCATCACGTACAATAAGCTCGATGCTTTACGAGTGATTAAATTTCTTCACCGTAATCACGTGATCATGATTAACAACATTAAACCAAGTCGTTCTCAGAACACTTTGGTGGATCTTCCTCGTCTTCGCACGCGTATGTTCTCTCTCTATAAAGAGGCGATTCGTAACAATATGCCGGAAGATGTTTTTTATCAGCGCCTAAATGCCCTGATTGATGATTGTCCAACTGGGAAGTCTCATCACGATAATCGTCATACTTCTGATGAGTACCGCGCGATTCACTTCACTGGCCGACAATTAATTAAGTATCGTAACCCGTTTATGTCTTCTTTTAATGAAGTGAGAAAGTTGGCATTGAAGGACCGTGAAAATCCGGTTTCTCAAGCTCTCCTGCATCTTGATACTTCGGCCATTTCTCGAGATGTACGTTTCTTTTATCCATTCGAAGTTCAGGTCACAGATTATGAGAGCCACCTGAAAAATACTCAGGGCGAGGCCTCACATAATGAGTACAAGAAGTCTCAGCTTCGTTCAGCAATGAAGCGTATCTTCCGTCCAATCATTGAATTGAATAACCTTAAAGTCGATTAA
- the greA gene encoding transcription elongation factor GreA, with protein MSDCPMTLKGRKLLEDELSHLIRVEREQIKQAISEARDLGDLKENAEYAAAKERQSIIEGRILDVQSKIARARVIDVATLNTDKIVFGATVTIFDNQKEVTFTYQIVGEDEAMTDPNKISYNSPLGRALIGKENGDEVIVKAPKGDLTYEVQDVKYS; from the coding sequence ATGAGCGATTGTCCAATGACATTAAAAGGCCGCAAACTTTTGGAAGATGAACTAAGTCATCTGATCCGAGTTGAGCGTGAACAAATTAAACAAGCAATTTCTGAGGCCCGCGATCTTGGTGACTTAAAAGAAAATGCTGAATACGCTGCCGCTAAAGAACGTCAATCAATCATTGAAGGTCGTATCCTAGATGTGCAAAGTAAAATTGCGCGTGCTCGCGTAATCGACGTTGCCACTCTTAATACTGATAAAATCGTATTCGGTGCTACTGTGACTATTTTTGATAATCAAAAAGAAGTCACTTTCACTTATCAAATCGTTGGTGAAGACGAGGCGATGACTGATCCAAATAAAATTTCATACAACTCTCCGTTGGGCCGCGCTTTGATCGGCAAAGAGAATGGAGATGAAGTAATTGTTAAGGCCCCTAAAGGTGATCTGACTTATGAGGTCCAAGACGTTAAGTACAGCTAA
- a CDS encoding DUF4423 domain-containing protein, whose translation MAQLLSGKRKFTDKMCVRLGTKLGFNPAKIKSLTKTKVMKENFKSFGRMEADAFKVISDWHYYAILELTQCDDFKGSPLWISRVLGLSFAETLDAIERLKRLNYLEITPEGKWIDRLGDFNNLGNEFMAPAFTEHQRQVVKKALEALDKTSYEKRVQSSMTVAVSKKRVAEAKSMILNFIEELNDHLRTGDSKDEVYNISVSLYPLTTIGDSHE comes from the coding sequence TTGGCCCAACTCCTCTCAGGCAAACGAAAGTTCACAGACAAGATGTGTGTGCGCTTAGGAACGAAATTAGGCTTCAATCCGGCCAAGATTAAAAGTCTCACCAAGACCAAGGTGATGAAGGAGAACTTTAAGTCTTTCGGCCGAATGGAAGCGGATGCCTTCAAAGTTATTTCTGACTGGCATTATTACGCCATTTTGGAACTTACTCAGTGTGATGACTTCAAAGGAAGCCCTTTGTGGATATCACGAGTGCTGGGTCTTTCATTTGCTGAAACTCTGGACGCGATTGAGCGACTTAAGCGTCTCAATTATCTCGAGATAACTCCAGAGGGAAAGTGGATAGATCGCCTGGGTGACTTTAACAATCTAGGAAATGAATTCATGGCCCCGGCCTTTACGGAACACCAGCGACAGGTGGTAAAGAAGGCACTCGAAGCTTTGGATAAAACGTCTTATGAGAAGAGGGTTCAATCATCAATGACTGTGGCAGTTTCTAAAAAGCGAGTGGCAGAGGCGAAATCAATGATTTTGAATTTCATTGAAGAGTTGAATGATCATTTGCGAACCGGTGATTCAAAAGACGAAGTTTATAATATTTCAGTTTCATTATACCCATTAACGACGATTGGAGATTCTCATGAATAA